DNA from Rhinatrema bivittatum chromosome 1, aRhiBiv1.1, whole genome shotgun sequence:
agtgtgggggatttaatttaaagggttggggtgggttttagggggttttagtgtgccggttttcctgccctcccccttcccccgatttagctacggaccgccgctggaccccagggtaatttaaggcatttggggggggggttcgggagggtgggggatttaatttaaagggtcgggggtgggttttagggggttttaatgtgccggtattcctgccctcccccttcccccgatttacgattttttgacgataaatcaggggaattggtattgtatcgtggccctaacggtttttgatgatttaaaatatatcggacgatattttaaatcgtcaaaaaacaattcacatccctattgaatacaCACATTGTTCGGTCTGTGGTAATGTACATCAAATCCAGGTTTTTAATCATCAGTTTTTACCATTATCTCATGAGATCAGAGGTCATTTTGTTTGTGATACAACACAGGTCACACATGCCTCTATCTGCCCCTGTGCTAAACTGTATATAGGTAACACCAGGCTCTCAATACGTACATGGATTATTCAACCTAAAAGCAGCATTCACACGCAAAAACTAGAAGCCCCTTTAGTAAAACATTGGATGGATTATGGTCATTCTATTGATCAATTAAAATCTTTCATCTTTCAACGGTTCTCCAATGCCAGAGGTGGTCCCATTTCGTTACAGCTATCATGGTGTGAACAGAAAtatatctattagagatgtgaatcgtgtcctcgatcgtcttaatgatcgatttcggctgggagggggagggaattgtatcgtcgccgtttgggtttttaaaatatcgttaaaatcgttaaaatcatgaaccggcacactaaaacaccctaaaacccaccccgaccctttaaaataaatcccccaccctcccgaaaccccccccaaaatgccttaaattacctgggggtccagcaggggtccggaacgacctcctgcaatcaaATCGTATTGTCTtcatccggcgccattttgcgccgccattttgcaaaatggtggcgcaaaatggcgccggccatagacaacacgatttgactgcaggaggtcgttccggacccatgctggacttttggcaagtcttgtgggggtcaggaggccccccaagctggccaaaagtccctgggggtccagcaggggtccgggaacgatctcctgccgcgaatcgtttttccgtacgcaaaatggcgccggctgaagacaacataattcgattgcaggaggtcattccggacccccgctggacccccaggtaatttaaggcattttgggggggttcgggagggtgggggatttattttaaagggtcggggtgggttttagggtgttttagtgtgccggttttcccgccctcccccttcccctcccccttcccccgatttacgattttttgatgataaatcgggggaattgttattgtatcgtggctctaacgatttttgacgatttaaaatatatcggacgatattttaaatcgtcaaaaaacgattcacatccctaatatctatacTTGGCAGACTTTAGCCCCAAATGGTTTAAACTCTATGATTAAATGGGAAGCTTTCATCTGAACTTCTGAGTACACGGGGTTGTTTTAACTTGCCGTGTCAGTTGAGTGAGCCCTCATTCCATATCTgtatttttcttccctttctcaaTTCATCTCTCTTATTCtctactccctcccctccttttgtatttcttccccccaccccaccccctttttttttttttgttgctcttttttcttcccttttagCTTTGTTGTATGCTCTCACCCATAATTTTTAATCTGGACAGCATGGTAAAAACAGTTGGTTTACTCCTACCTTTATCTGTCTTTCTTTGGCAGCTGGAATTGCTCTGATTGAGCATACCTCAGCACATGACCTTCAGATCTCATATAATGCCCAGATGTGCTGtgacaagggtccacttctttGTGATTTCTACTTGTGGTTCGGTAGCAGAAGGAAGGTCGCAGTTCTCTGGTGTTTCTCCTCCATCATGGACACCACTGTGGAATGGCTTAGGTGATGTTCTCAAATATCACAGTCTATCCTGATTTTTcaatacttttcttttctttctaatcCATAGAAACTATCTCTTATACTTGAGCACTTAAATCTTGGTTTCAAGGTGCATGATTACCTCCTGTGGGAGCTAACCGACGCCATTAAGTTTATTGGCTTCTCAAGGCGTTAAGTGCTTCTCTGTCTGTCAGCACCCACAGAATATTTTCAGGTAATATTTCATTATTGTGAGTTGCCACTATTTgacctttaatttttaattaaggAGGCATGCAAACTACTCTCATTCCCTGTTTTTCCTTCATCAGTATGGCCAGCAGTTCtgtttcagtttttcttcttctttttacaATTCAAAACTCTTTTCAAGTAAGTTTTGTTATGTAAATGAGCACTCTTGGTAAACCCTGTCTCACTTCCCATCCACAGGGGAGTAACTGTCGTAAGTTATTATACTGTTTTCTGACATTTTGGTTTAATGTTTTTCCAGCCTCAGCTCTACTAAGAAGTTTCTCTTGCAGTGAAGTtgtggtaaattttgaatggaagtattgaggcttttacccttagcagaatttaaaaccagggaatcctgccttgataaaatatcccacttccacttctatttccctaccctttctgccttgagacaaaaaagtttactttcagaggtgtgttcgaatctaccacagaaattttttattaacctttaattcttgcagcacatcatgcataaataaaccagtcagtttattgtaaaaatattttctttatttcacagatacagaaaggcatgaataaatatctctaaatgactaagaatcacttttatgttcaaatcttaattttaccagagtatatcctacaatcaatgcaaGAACCATTAAAAAAGTgattgaaattattaatatcagataaatgtctattaatgtcatctttttagaaattaatacatttctaatacatctgccaatgtagaaacaatagcaatttaaaggttctcatatacttgaataaaaaattatatttaccaatttTTCTGAAGCACCcccgctctgtgtctctctcaatcacgtgcgaagaaagtctaagtagcacctctccctctccctcaaactgccactgttttatacacttaagaccctttgatccagggtcgctgttacacttccatcaacacatctatattttattctgtttatagcttcgcccatttttgatttttaattggatttcttttgtagttctaagagaaaatctttttcactccttTCTGTCACACTTAATTGGCTGGCCATCTGTTTTTAGGGTGGTCAATCATGACACCTGCGTTAGgatgctcaatgtcataaaatgcaggtgctttcttacttgagataagagaaagtggtaaacaactgtactctcaaagtctgaaagtgggacaaaggtgaaatcttgaggttttaagtaggggaaaggtgaaagctatgtgctgaagctttttcagcacagccatgaccaatgtcatggcttttaaaagtaaaggcttatgggtattaaatgctaacatgtttctttatggctaattgattactgacttcactaaatataagtaattatcaataaagcacaaaatattaagatattttctgacaccCCCCCATGGAGTCAGTAAAACAAATACTAGACATAGCTAGGTACATATAAATCAGTAAGGCACTAATAAGCCTGGGGGAAAATAATCACACAATAAACTACATATAATAAGTTGTGTCAGTGCTCAACATTGCATAGATACAAGTGAAAATCAAATGTAATAATACAAGTGTAATAAAAATTGGTTACATTACCAAATTGAATATAAAGAGATATGAGTTGACAAATCTGAGTTAGTTTCTAATAATAACCAGATATAAAGAGTTTCTCAATATTTCCTTAtgggaaatagagaacattcatACCCAGggaatgtaaattttaaatttgaagcTACTCATCCAGTCAAATAAGATGAGGGTTCATAATTAAAATAATCTTTATGGGTCAGAAATCTGTGATGTGTCATCACTGATTCCATCATGTGTAGGGATCTGTGGGCATTAAATGCCTATTATACTTACCAATTGACGAGCTACGATCCTGAAATGGCAAGGTGCATTTTGAATAAGACACATACCAGTCCAGTCAATAATAGACAGTTATTCACAGTTCTCAGTAGATCCAGCCGGATCAGACGTTTCAGATATCTGTGAAGTCAGTCTGACTAATTATAGATATTGGAATCTGTTTGCTCGCCTTCCACTGCTGGTCTAGTCGGAGCAGAATCTTGAGTAGGATTTGGTTGCTGATGTTGGAGAATGACTGATTGATCATCCTCAGAGGAGAGAGCTGCATTCAGCCAAAGCATAAAGTCTTGTCCTTCGTCTGTTAGAGAATTAGCCGGAGCAAGGTGTATTGGATCTAATTCTTCATCCGTCACAAAAGACGGTGGACTAGGTACTGGAAACCAATTCGAGCTTAACCCCGGGCTGGAGGCTCTTGAATTTCCATCTGAAGCAACAGGATTGGCATTTGATAGGCCATGTCCATATCCTAATTGATATTCTGCCAAAGAGTAGATATTGAAGTAGCAGGGCACAAGTTCCCAGGGAGCACACTGACAAATGTGAGCACTCAAGGTTCTTCGTAGTGCTTCACGAACAGATGCCAGTCTTCTTGGCCAAGTCCAGCAATAGGAATATTGTGGgaacttaaataaaatatcacagtttTTATGCAGATAATAAGGTGCACATGTATCAGgattgttttctgaatacatCCAGCTTCCATAATCAGCATACTCATTTATGAGATCAGGTCCCAGGCAGACAATCAtcgcattcttcctaggattagcTGGAATATGTATCTTTGAGTTACACCTGCCATTTCTGGTTCGCTGCTCTTCGTTCTAATTTCTCttaagacagaagaaaagaacaCCAATTATTACTATGATTCCCAGGATTAATGGGAATAAATTGATCCCTAAGTCATGAAGGAGTCCACCTGCCCCTTCCATTATGGTTTTAACTACACCAACAGCTGTTTTAGCTATTCCACCCACTAATCCAGAAAAAGCACGACCCAGGGCATTTGAAAATACCTCTGGCTTCAGTAGCTCGTCTAGGATCAGCTCCCATTCACTAGCTGTTAGTTCTATCATTCTCAGATGCTGTAAAAACTCATCCTCTGACATTAACCAAAGTGAAGACAAATttcttaataatacatttacatttaaaacatgagTCAATAACATTTTTAACTCAGTGAATTGTACTGGTTTAAATTCCATGTACTTTATTGTTTCAGTTAACCGGGCACTAAGTGTAGGATAAAACTCCCACGGTCCACACTTAATGACAGATAGTGCAGTAACTAAATACAATATTCCCGGTTGAAACCCACACTGTGCTTTGTTTGACCGAAGGATATAAGATCCATTGGGTAATTTCAAAAAAACTTCTACTAGAGGACCGGGATTCGGTTCTAGAGGACAATCAGCTTCTCCCTCTAGTGTGAGGCAAGTATTAGAGACCTGCACCAGGGAATTACACACAGTTACAGGAACTTTGTGACAACCTTGTGCTATGATCCAGTGATAACCAGcattattaatacacaagtgggttggttcaaagattttaattgttttaatccaggtgTTGCTTCCATTTGAGCTTTCCAAGAACTGACCAAAGTTCTGGATTTCCCAGCAACGTTTATAGACCTGAGTAGTGATTGGGAGAAAGATACGTCTGACCCCTTGTACTAGGGTTGAACCTAAGGTTGCCCATGGTTCTTTTTCCCATTTCATGTTTGCTGACCTGCAAAATAACTTGTGAAGCCTCAACATGGGCATACTGAATTTGCTCAGCTGTGAGGTTTATTTCCTCTAATATTTTTCCCAATTGAAGGTCTCCCCATTTGGGTTTTGGGGAAGTAAGACCATCAATAAAGTGAGTAAGCTGTTCTATTCTTGCTAGAACCTGTATTTTCTCATCAGTTGTGGATATGGCATCAATCCCTAACTGTAAGGTTTGAGCTAAGTAATCCCTTAATTGAAAAATACCTGCTCTTAGCTGATATTCATTGGATTGAATACCTTTTATAGCAGTTTTAATTCTATCATTAAGATTAAGGAATGTATTTTGAACCTCCTGTTTCAAAGCATTCCTGCGCTTTCTGTTGGCTGTTCTCATCACCCAAGCGGGCAAGGGAAATGAGTCATTCAGCCATTTTGTCTGTACAATTAAATCTAACACAGAAGTAACCTGAGTGTCATTTAACCCCTCAGCTAAACCCCTGATACAGGCAGCGGTCAAAGACCGGCCTAGCATAggtgcattttgaaaaaaattagccTCCTGAGTAAAGAAGGGTCCCCATACCCTATTAGAAAACCTTTTATTACAAAGATTAACCTGATATTGCCAACTAGGGCAACAAAAGCAATTTGTCTGGGTGGACGAGGAACGGGTACAAAAGAATGGATTATTCCCACACGCATTATTCCACAAagataaattataaaaagaaattccacgccaatgtgtaaaagagacaggcaattcatcacaaaagacatgataatgtgtactatttaaaaacagaatttcatAAGGTAGTCTACAAACATAAGACAGAGAGTCCTTAATCATTGGAAGGGGGAATCCTGTATCCTCTCCCCCCCATGTGGAATAATTAGCGTAAGAAAGAGTTACCTCAGGAAAGATGTCCATCCAGGAGAAAATGAGACCTTTAATCAAACCTGAAAATTCATAATTAGAGCCAGACAAGGAGTCCTCCAGAGGCACCTTCGAAAGGGGATTGATGCAGGCACAAGATCCATTATGAAAACAAGGACGAAGGGCAAACAGCCGCTGGAACTGTTCAGAAGCACCAATATGTGGTTGAGAGCAGTGCTGCAGTTTCCAGGATGGAGTTTCAAGGATCCCAGTAAGATTGACACTCACTGCTCTGAAACCCAGGAACAAGTTCTGATATCTAATCGAACAGAACTCTGCACGGAAGCCATCAAGAGGAGATTCCGAAGTGATggaagaaagctgcagggaggaacGCTCCAGCTGCAGAAACAGAGCAACAAGTCTGGACTCTAGACCCGCAGGCAGGGACTCCGGAGAGATGCCTTGCCAAACCTGGTGAGTGTAAAACCTGAAAGGAACATCAATATGCAATAAAACAGGATCTTGCACCAGCCAGCCATGGTATGGAACAAGAATAACACCAGAAGGCAAAGGCACTGCCAGAAGAGACAAAGGCTCAGAAGGTGAGCGCTTACTGACATGTGAGTGTGAATAACGGAGCTCCTGTGAAGCTGCGGGAGAAAAGGTGGAATGCAGCTGGGTATTAGATAAGAGATAAAATAGTGAGATAGGAGATGCAATAATTAAAAGCACCCAGCAAGCAATAACATACTTACAATAAGGTCTGTAAAAAAGAAACACAGCATGCAAAAAGGTACTGATTGGGGAACAAACCATACAGCATGCAAGCAAAAGCTTCTGCTGAAAGCGAGTGAAACATGGAGGACGCTCAGATGCGGGACAAGCTACACTGAGAACGACCTGATCGTCCTGCTCCGGGGTAGGCACAGCCATGTCACCGCTGAGAATGACATCAATTGCTGGAGCAGTGGGAGCGCTGGGCAGCGGTAGATCCTCCTGACCCATTGGCATCAGCGGAAACTGCGGATGCAGCAGAGGCTGGGGGTTGAACCGAGGCTCTGGTACCGGAAAACCCCAATGTCTCGGATACCAACTTGACATCTCTAATGGACACAACTTTCCTATTCTTTGGATCCTCAGAGTCAGAAAGCAACAGTCCCGAGTCACCTAGAAGTTCTGTAACAATAAAGGGATTAGACCAGTATGGTTCTAAAGAGCCACGAACATGCGTTTTGCTCAAAACTACGGAACCAATCTGAAAAGGATTTGGACTCCGAGAGGCCTTGTCAGAAGTAACCATAGCTTCTGAGGAGGCCATATTTTCAAGCATAGAGAACCCAAAGAGAGACATAGCGGGAGCTTCATGATTGGCAGTTATGGTACTATTAATCCGGATTTGGATCTCCGGAAGATGAAGGTACCAATTACTGGGGTTAGATTGCAAAGCAAAAATTTGCAGACTACGCTTAACCTCACCATTAATCCTTTCAACCATTCCATTAGATTCTGGACGATGTGGGTAGGAGAATCGATGAGTAACGCTATGATCAGCACAAAAGGTCTCAACCTCAGCATTTTTTAAAGGCTGGACCGCCGTCTGTgcaaagaaactgaaaaggcaaaatACCAAATACAATAGCCAGACGGTTAACAGTCACAATAGCAGTAATGCGTTTCTGTGCAAATAGAAACACAAAGCCAGTAAAGGAATCAAGTACAACCAAAATATGTCTGTAACCACGGGAAGAAGTAAGGGGACCAACATGATCCATATAGACCACCTGCCCTGGTCTAATTCCCCGTGGAAGTATCCCCTCAACATAAGGGTGTCCAGTCCGTTTGGGATTTGTGCGCTGACAATCCAAACAGTCACTGACCATTTTCTTTGCCTGACTtctagtcaaaaccccatctgAATGCTGGCACAAAGTAGCCGCATTCAAATGTAAGGAGCCATGCCTAGCAAGACGTGCCCTTACAGTTATCTCTTGCTGAGAGGCAGCCAATTTAGCTGCTTCATCTGCCAAAGAATTGTAACGAGAGTACCAGCCCACGGTCTGGTGAGCAGGCACATGCAAGACAAGCACCTGCACAGTAAGTTTCTGTGAAATAGAAAAAATTaatctccagtgagctctgtgtgCAATAGGCTTGCCTGTAACATCTAAAAAGTCACTGTTTTCCCACACTTTCATATGTGAATTAAACCCAGACACCACATATGTAGAATCAGAACAAACCATAACGGATCTTTCAGGATCCAAATTGGGCGTTTGCTCAATATGTGTCAAAGCCTTTTGAAAGGCAATCAGCTCCGCCTGCTGTGAACTCATATCA
Protein-coding regions in this window:
- the LOC115100499 gene encoding uncharacterized protein LOC115100499, whose translation is MSSWYPRHWGFPVPEPRFNPQPLLHPQFPLMPMGQEDLPLPSAPTAPAIDVILSGDMAVPTPEQDDQVVLSVACPASERPPCFTRFQQKLLLACCMVCSPISTFLHAVFLFYRPYCKYVIACWVLLIIASPISLFYLLSNTQLHSTFSPAASQELRYSHSHVSKRSPSEPLSLLAVPLPSGVILVPYHGWLVQDPVLLHIDVPFRFYTHQVWQGISPESLPAGLESRLVALFLQLERSSLQLSSITSESPLDGFRAEFCSIRYQNLFLGFRAVSVNLTGILETPSWKLQHCSQPHIGASEQFQRLFALRPCFHNGSCACINPLSKVPLEDSLSGSNYEFSGLIKGLIFSWMDIFPERN